In Bacillota bacterium, the sequence CCTGCACATTTTTCGGTCGTAATTCCCGAACCAGCTTTCTAACTGTCGAGGAAGAGCCGGTAAAACCTTGTTCGTTCACCAGACGTTCGTAAATGCGCTGAGCAGTATGTTGTTGTTTGGCAGGTGCCTCCTTGTCTGCTTCCAGCCACTCTTTAACGGTTCCCCTAATGGGGTCGGTAATCGGGCATTTACACTCCCGAGGTTTTCTTTCCCAGGGTACATTTTCACCGTTACAGTAACGCTTGACGGTATTGCGGGATACGCCCAGTCTTCTTGCAATTTCTCTTTTAGAAAGCTTTTCCACGGCATAAAGGTACCTAATTTGTTCGTAAAGATTAATCTCAATCACTTCCTTTCTCCCCCCAGTACCTGGATGAATATACATCCAGTATAGGGGATTGTTGAAGGAAGTGGATCAGTTTCAGAGTAGCAATTTCGCCAAAGTGGATCAGTTTCACAGTATCATTTTGTCCACGGCGGCTTCCAGGGTGGATCAGTTTGACAATATCACAGGGGCTAAAAATGGATCAGCTTTATAGTAGCAAATACAAACGGTTCAGCTCAAAAAAAGTATACTGTTATTTACCCCCCTAAAAGGGGAGGAATGTAAAATGACCGAAATCAAAAAAGATATTTACGGAAAAAATAAAAGTTGAGAACAATATTGCCAAGTATACTTTTGATAAAGAAGGGATTTCATTGGATTCACTTCAACATAAAATTTATGCACTTTTAGAAAGGAAAAGCTTTTTAGAACTAAAGGATTTACTTGCCCGGCTGAATCCGGCTGATTTAGCGGAATTTATTTCTTTGGCTCCACTCGAAC encodes:
- a CDS encoding helix-turn-helix domain-containing protein — encoded protein: MIEINLYEQIRYLYAVEKLSKREIARRLGVSRNTVKRYCNGENVPWERKPRECKCPITDPIRGTVKEWLEADKEAPAKQQHTAQRIYERLVNEQGFTGSSSTVRKLVRELRPKNVQ